DNA sequence from the Arthrobacter jinronghuae genome:
GGACGTGCCTGCTCCAGAGCCGCGGAACTTCCCGCGGGCCGAGAAGGCCCCGTTCCATGCCCGACGTCGCGAGGTGCTCTACGTATCTTTGAGCCAGTTCCAGACGGTCACCGAAGATCTTCCGGGCGGCGTCCAATTCTGCGGGAGTTGTTTCAACCACTTACTTGATATTCCTTGTCTGCACTGCCGGGTGGGGTAACTAAGAAGCAGGCAGGGAAACGACGATGTGGCGGTCCGCGCCTTCACCTTCGGATTCACTGACCAGGCCAAGTTCAGCCACGGCGTCGTGAACAATCTTGCGCTCATAGGCGCTCATGGGTACGAGCGCCACTTCCTGCCCGGTTTCCTTGGCACGCTTGGCTGCGTCCTCAGCTATGGACTGCAGCTGTCCGCCGCGCTCCTCACGGTAGCCAATGATGTCCAGGACCAACCGCGAGCGGTTTTCCGTGGCCGTCAGCACCGACAGCCGCGTGAGTTCCTGCAATGCCTCAAGCACTTGACCATCCCGCCCCACCAGGGCCTGAAGAGCGGCGTCGTCGCCTTCCTCGGACACTACGGAGATGTACGTACGGCCGTTCCGGACCTCAATGTCGATATCCCCGTCAATGTCGGCGATATCCAGGAGTTCTTCCAGGTAGTCGGCGGCTACGTCGCCCTCTTCCTCAAGCCTCCCGCTGCGGACCTGTTCAGGTTCAGCAGCGTCTTCCAAGGGAACTGCGGGATCGTCAATGTGCTCGGTGCTCATTTTCTCTTCCTGTTCTTCCTCTGAGGCTGGGTGCGCTGGCCTTTCGGTGCTGCGGGTACCTCTACGGGCGTCTCGCCCTTTTTCTCACCGAGGAGCGGAACCATCGGCAGACCCTTGCGGGCACGGCGCTCGGCGAGGGCCTTTGCCGCCGGCGAGCCGGGGGTAGGCATCCGCCGGATGACGAAGAACTGCTGTCCCATGGTCCACAGGTTGGTGGTGGTCCAGTAGATGAGCACGCCAATGGGGAAGTTGATGCCGCCGACGCCGAAGACGATGGGCAGTACGTAGAGCATCATCTTCTGCTGGCGCATGAACGGGCTGGCAAGGGCCTCTTCGGACATGTTCTTGGACATGATCTGCTTCTGCGTGATGAACTGCGAAGCGGTCATGGCCAGGATCATGATGATCGAGAGCACTACAACCGAGAAGTGGCCTTCGTCGCCGAAACCGTGCAGGAGCGATGAGGACAGCGGGGCACCGAAGATGGTGGCCTCGTCGAACTGCTGGATGGCGCTGTGCGACAGCGCGCCCTGGCCCTCGCCCGCGGCATTGGACGAGGAAATTCCGTTCAGCACCTGGAACAGGGCAAAGAAGAACGGCATCTGTACGAGCATGGGCAGGCAGGCCGCAAACGGGTTGGTGCCGTGCTTCTTGTACAGGGCCATCTGCTCCTGCGTCATTGCCTGACGCGAAAGCTGGTCGGTCTTGCCCTTGTACTTCTGCTGCAGCTTGCGCAGATCGGGCTGCAGGGACTGCATTCCGCGCTGCGCCTTGATCTGCTTGACGAAGACCGGAATCAACGCGGCGCGGATCACGATCACCAAGCCGATGATGGACAACGTCCAGGTCCACCCGGATGCGGCATCCATCCCGAGGAAAACGAATCCCTCGTGGAAGATCCACATGATCCATGACACTACCCACTTAAAGGGGAACAGTATCGTCTCGAAGAAACCCATTTACTCTCCTCAGGCCGCCGAGCGGCTGTCTTCGTCAGCTGGAATCACGGGGTGATTCAGCACAATGATCCTCGGGACATTCGTTGAGTCCCAAATCCGGTGTCCATCAGGTACGTGGTCCACGCCGCCGCCGTTCCAAGGATGGCAGCGGATAAGCCGTCGGAAAGCCAGCCAGGAACCTTTTACGGCTCCGTGGACGGTGACTGCTTCGAGGGCATAGGCGGAACACGAAGGGAAAAATCGGCAGACCTGGCCGTAGAGGGGCGAAACGGCCTTCCGGTACGCCATCAGCAGGCCGATGAGGAGCATGCGCGGGAGGTTCCATAAGAAACGGGCAACAGCAATCAAGGCCCTCAACGGAATAGATCCGGAGTCCCTCATCGCTGGCTCATCCTTCCTCACCTGACATGTCTAAAGCTGCGAAAGTTTGGCTATGCAGGCGTTCAAGGCGCTGTGGTAGTCCGCACTTAGTGCCGGCCACGACGCCGACGCGGAAGCAGGCAAGGCCCGCACCACCACGTCAAACCCGGTGGGGTGGAGAGCGAGGCTCTGCGCTGCCGCTTCCCTCAGTCTTCTCTTAACGAGGTTGCGTGTCACCGCGTTCCCGACGGATTTGGCCACTATAAAGCCTATGCGGCTCGGCTGGTCACCCGTAGGAAGCGCATATAGCACTACGTTCCGGCGCCCACTGCGGGCACCGGAACGTACAGTACGAGAAAAATCTGCCGATACCCTTACCCGGTTCCGTACGGCCAGCATTAGGACCACCTGGAATCCGGGGTAAAGCTGCTAAGAGGCAGCATCGACAAACTTTGAGGTTATTTAGGCCGACAGTTCGGTACGGCCCTTGCCACGGCG
Encoded proteins:
- a CDS encoding Jag family protein, encoding MSTEHIDDPAVPLEDAAEPEQVRSGRLEEEGDVAADYLEELLDIADIDGDIDIEVRNGRTYISVVSEEGDDAALQALVGRDGQVLEALQELTRLSVLTATENRSRLVLDIIGYREERGGQLQSIAEDAAKRAKETGQEVALVPMSAYERKIVHDAVAELGLVSESEGEGADRHIVVSLPAS
- the yidC gene encoding membrane protein insertase YidC — translated: MGFFETILFPFKWVVSWIMWIFHEGFVFLGMDAASGWTWTLSIIGLVIVIRAALIPVFVKQIKAQRGMQSLQPDLRKLQQKYKGKTDQLSRQAMTQEQMALYKKHGTNPFAACLPMLVQMPFFFALFQVLNGISSSNAAGEGQGALSHSAIQQFDEATIFGAPLSSSLLHGFGDEGHFSVVVLSIIMILAMTASQFITQKQIMSKNMSEEALASPFMRQQKMMLYVLPIVFGVGGINFPIGVLIYWTTTNLWTMGQQFFVIRRMPTPGSPAAKALAERRARKGLPMVPLLGEKKGETPVEVPAAPKGQRTQPQRKNRKRK
- the yidD gene encoding membrane protein insertion efficiency factor YidD, which translates into the protein MRDSGSIPLRALIAVARFLWNLPRMLLIGLLMAYRKAVSPLYGQVCRFFPSCSAYALEAVTVHGAVKGSWLAFRRLIRCHPWNGGGVDHVPDGHRIWDSTNVPRIIVLNHPVIPADEDSRSAA
- the rnpA gene encoding ribonuclease P protein component, coding for MLAVRNRVRVSADFSRTVRSGARSGRRNVVLYALPTGDQPSRIGFIVAKSVGNAVTRNLVKRRLREAAAQSLALHPTGFDVVVRALPASASASWPALSADYHSALNACIAKLSQL